The following proteins come from a genomic window of Nitrospirota bacterium:
- a CDS encoding SHOCT domain-containing protein, with translation MMYDGIMGGGMGLWMLFGTVFWILVIAGGILLVVWAVQKSSGGEVRKSEESALEILKKRYARGEIQKEEFEEKKRNIL, from the coding sequence ATGATGTATGACGGCATAATGGGTGGAGGCATGGGGCTCTGGATGTTGTTCGGCACGGTTTTTTGGATCCTGGTGATTGCGGGGGGAATCCTGTTAGTGGTCTGGGCTGTGCAAAAAAGCAGTGGTGGAGAAGTCAGAAAATCAGAAGAGTCAGCCCTGGAGATTTTGAAGAAACGGTATGCCCGTGGGGAAATCCAAAAAGAGGAGTTTGAGGAAAAAAAGCGGAATATCTTGTAG